From a region of the Cololabis saira isolate AMF1-May2022 chromosome 8, fColSai1.1, whole genome shotgun sequence genome:
- the LOC133448438 gene encoding tubulin alpha-1B chain-like yields MERLSVDYGKKSKLEFSIYPAPQVSTAVVEPYNSILTTHTTLEHSDCSFMVDNEAIYDICRRNLDIERPTYTNLNRLISQIVSSITASLRFAGALNVDLTEFQTNLVPYPRIHFPLATYAPVISAEKAYHEQLTVAEITNACFEPANQMVKCDPRHGKYMACCLLYRGDVVPKDVNAAIATIKTKRSIQFVDWCPTGFKVGINYQPPTVVPGGDLAKVQRALCMLSNTTAIAEAWARLNHKFDLMYAKRAFVHWYVGEGMEEGEFSEAREDMAALEKDYEEVGVDSVDDGGEEEAGEY; encoded by the coding sequence ATGGAGCGTCTGTCCGTGGACTATGGCAAGAAGTCCAAGCTGGAGTTCTCCATCTACCCGGCCCCCCAGGTGTCCACGGCGGTGGTGGAGCCGTACAACTCCATCCTGACCACCCACACCACCCTGGAGCACTCCGACTGCTCCTTCATGGTGGACAACGAGGCCATCTACGACATCTGCCGCAGGAACCTGGACATCGAGCGTCCCACCTACACCAACCTGAACCGGCTCATCAGTCAGATCGTGTCCTCCATCACCGCCTCCCTCCGCTTCGCCGGCGCCCTCAACGTGGATCTGACGGAGTTCCAGACCAACCTGGTGCCGTATCCCCGGATCCACTTCCCTCTGGCCACCTACGCCCCCGTCATCTCGGCGGAGAAGGCCTACCACGAGCAGCTGACAGTAGCTGAGATCACCAACGCCTGCTTCGAGCCGGCCAACCAGATGGTGAAGTGCGACCCTCGCCACGGCAAGTACATGGCCTGCTGCCTGCTGTACCGCGGAGACGTGGTGCCCAAAGACGTCAACGCCGCCATAGCAACCATCAAAACCAAGCGCAGCATCCAGTTCGTGGACTGGTGCCCCACCGGCTTCAAGGTGGGCATCAACTACCAGCCCCCCACCGTGGTTCCcgggggagacctggccaaggtgCAGAGGGCTTTGTGCATGCTGAGCAACACCACCGCCATCGCCGAGGCCTGGGCTCGGCTCAACCACAAGTTTGACCTGATGTACGCCAAGCGGGCCTTCGTCCACTGGTACGTGGGGGAGGGGATGGAGGAGGGGGAGTTCTCCGAGGCCCGGGAGGACATGGCGGCTCTGGAGAAGGATTAcgaggaggtgggagttgacAGCGTTGAtgatggaggagaggaagaggcagGGGAATATTAA
- the LOC133448439 gene encoding transcription factor HES-5-like — protein sequence MAPTITAATANFQDHLTLTHKLRKPLVEKLRRERINSSIEQLKSLLGPEILKQQPDSKIEKADILEMTVCFLRRLHQQHHAVDSADVGQGYSRCVQEVGNFLSKEEVKTQSQRGLLRHFNQLKTSSEKNLRDADFSPLSSSVQSSNSKDKSPVNSAPWRPW from the exons ATGGCACCTACAATCACTGCAGCAACGGCCAACTTTCAGGATCATTTGACTCTGACACACAAG ctcAGAAAGCCTCTGGTGGAGAAGCTTCGCAGAGAGAGAATCAACAGCAGCATCGAGCAGCTCAAGTCTCTGCTGGGTCCAGAGATCCTCAAACAGCAGCCAGACTCCAAGATAGAGAAAGCAGACATCCTGGAGATGACGGTCTGCTTCCTCAGACGACTGCACCAGCAGCATCACGCTGTGGACTCAGCAGATGTTGGTCAGGGCTACTCCAGATGTGTCCAAGAGGTGGGGAACTTCCTGTCCAAGGAGGAGGTGAAGACTCAGTCCCAGAGAGGACTGCTGAGACACTTCAACCAGCTGAAAACTTCCTCTGAGAAGAACCTGAGAGACGCTGACTTCTCTCCTCTGAGCTCCTCAGTCCAGAGCAGCAACAGTAAAGACAAGAGTCcggtcaacagcgccccctggaggcCGTGGTAG